In Bacteroides coprosuis DSM 18011, the following are encoded in one genomic region:
- a CDS encoding Pyridoxine 5'-phosphate synthase (COGs: COG0854 Pyridoxal phosphate biosynthesis protein~HAMAP: Pyridoxal phosphate (active vitamin B6) biosynthesis PdxJ~InterPro IPR004569~KEGG: bfs:BF3740 pyridoxine 5'-phosphate synthase~PFAM: Pyridoxal phosphate (active vitamin B6) biosynthesis PdxJ~PRIAM: Pyridoxine 5'-phosphate synthase~SPTR: Putative pyridoxine biosynthesis protein;~TIGRFAM: Pyridoxal phosphate (active vitamin B6) biosynthesis PdxJ~IMG reference gene:2504105808~PFAM: Pyridoxal phosphate biosynthesis protein PdxJ~TIGRFAM: pyridoxine 5'-phosphate synthase): MTKLSVNINKVATLRNSRGGNVPNVVQVAKDCERFGADGITIHPRPDERHITRKDVFDLRPIITTEFNIEGYPSRDFIDLVLSVKPHQVTLVPDSPDQLTSNAGWNTKEHQAFLREVLDEFNTAGIRTSVFIETDKEMIEYAAKAGADRVELYTEPYALNYPTDPATAAAPFIEAAKLVKSLGMGLNAGHDLNLENLNYLYNNIPWLDEVSIGHALISDALYLGLEKTIQEYKKCLSE; this comes from the coding sequence ATGACTAAATTAAGCGTTAATATAAACAAAGTTGCCACTCTAAGAAATTCTAGAGGCGGTAATGTGCCTAATGTAGTTCAAGTAGCTAAAGATTGCGAAAGATTTGGTGCCGATGGTATCACTATACACCCCCGCCCAGATGAGCGACACATTACACGAAAGGATGTTTTTGATTTGCGTCCTATTATTACAACAGAATTTAATATTGAAGGTTATCCATCAAGAGATTTTATTGACTTAGTGTTAAGTGTGAAACCTCATCAAGTAACACTTGTGCCTGATTCTCCTGATCAGCTAACGTCTAATGCTGGTTGGAATACAAAAGAACATCAAGCTTTCTTGCGAGAAGTGTTAGATGAGTTTAATACAGCAGGTATTCGCACTTCTGTTTTTATTGAAACAGACAAAGAGATGATTGAATATGCTGCAAAAGCAGGAGCTGATAGAGTAGAGCTCTATACTGAGCCTTATGCCTTAAATTACCCTACTGATCCAGCAACAGCAGCAGCTCCCTTCATTGAAGCTGCGAAATTGGTTAAAAGTTTGGGTATGGGTTTGAATGCCGGTCACGATTTAAATTTAGAGAACTTAAATTATCTTTATAACAACATTCCATGGTTGGATGAAGTTTCTATTGGACACGCACTAATAAGCGATGCACTTTACTTAGGACTAGAGAAAACCATTCAGGAGTATAAAAAATGTTTATCCGAATGA